The Glycine soja cultivar W05 chromosome 6, ASM419377v2, whole genome shotgun sequence genome has a window encoding:
- the LOC114415266 gene encoding geranylgeranyl transferase type-2 subunit alpha 1-like has product MHGRPRKALKQEDEAASAAKTEKLRSVQAQFLANHHNHIYSKEALDLSAKLLEVNPECYTAWNYRKLAVQHFLSNSDSDPHSIFDDELKLVENALRKNFKSYGAWHHRKWVLNKGHSSIDNEMRLLNGFQKMDPRNFHAWNYRRFVAELMKRSDEDELKYTEEVIATNFSNYSAWHNRSVLLSNLLKRKAEGYFPKEKVLEEEFEHVHNAIFTDPDDQSGWFYHLWLIEQTVKIDAPLLVSSWPSHGSNITLIGDNDLRGCGLSLLNGTLSNPGTLPIILYFNQAVEGINSSTVAIKSELLKEELIWKPLSMNNSNTAQFWVVYLNLGNFELQPSKTYSVEINIGHSKGIISSNGNHFDDPSQISCKVFVQTASSEPTEGQGGKRTTWKDTNFQKIDHFQESDSILPADQNHHIPTTSNWCTEEIGEEITKVRDLLFEYDCKIGKLTLARLLSALDSLSFQYDGRKSNTEEVLQLYTDLMKLDPTHYLYYKDEHSLISLKRITSTRDSLLPYCHYYKDATETITGYVCLRLRNLSLSRMGSIENLLWVQMLDLSHNELQSVEGLEAMQLLSCLNLSHNKFGSFTALEPVRLLKSLKVLNISYNELGSHSIDTTRYLCSSPVSHAEEFAWDRFEILTDSINATKFWEAFLIFGSLTLTELNITGNAVADENFRSFLVKVLPTLKWLDDEELS; this is encoded by the exons ATGCACGGTCGGCCTCGCAAAGCGTTGAAGCAAGAAGATGAAGCCGCTTCAGCAGCCAAAACTGAGAAGCTTCGTTCTGTACAAGCTCAGTTCCTCGCCAATCACCACAATCAcat ATATAGCAAGGAAGCGCTAGATTTGAGCGCGAAGCTTCTAGAAGTGAATCCAGAGTGCTACACAGCTTGGAATTACAGAAAGCTCGCCGTTCAACATTTTCTCTCTAACTCCGATTCCGATCCCCACTCTATCTTCGATGACGAGCTCAAACTC GTGGAGAATGCGTTGAGGAAGAATTTCAAGTCTTACGGCGCGTGGCATCATAGAAAATGGGTACTCAACAAGGGGCATTCGTCCATAGACAACGAAATGCGCCTTCTGAATGGTTTTCAGAAGATGGATCCTCGGAATTTTCATGCCTGGAATTACCGAAG GTTTGTTGCTGAACTGATGAAACGATCAGATGAGGATGAGCTGAAATACACAGAGGAAGTGATAGCGACTAATTTCAGTAATTACTCTGCATGGCACAATCGTAG TGTGCTTTTGTCTAATTTGCTGAAAAGAAAGGCTGAAGGATATTTCCCTAAAGAAAAAGTTTTGGAAGAGGAGTTTGAGCATGTCCACAATGCTATTTTTACCGATCCAGATGATCAGAGTGGCTGGTTTTATCATCTTTGGCTCATTGAACAAACAGTGAAAATTGATGCTCCTCTACTTGTTTCATCTTGGCCTTCCCATGGATCTAATATAACTCTAATTGGGGACAATGATCTTCGTGGTTGTGGTTTGTCTCTTCTGAATGGTACACTATCAAACCCTGGAACACTTCCAATCATTCTTTATTTCAATCAAGCCGTAGAAGGAATAAACTCATCCACAGTGGCTATTAAATCTGAACTTTTAAAGGAGGAACTTATTTGGAAACCACTTTCAATGAACAATTCAAATACTGCTCAGTTTTGGGTTGTATATCTAAACCTTGGAAATTTTGAGCTTCAACCGTCAAAAACTTACTCTGTAGAGATCAACATTGGACATTCTAAGGGTATTATATCTTCAAATGGAAATCACTTTGATGATCCTTCCCAAATTTCCTGTAAAGTGTTTGTGCAGACTGCATCTAGTGAACCTACTGAAGGACAGGGTGGGAAAAGGACTACATGGAAGGATACAAATTTCCAAAAAATTGACCATTTTCAGGAATCAGATTCCATTCTTCCTGCTGATCAAAATCACCATATTCCAACAACTTCCAATTGGTGCACTGAGGAAATTGGTGAAGAAATAACTAAAGTTCGGGACTTATTGTTCGAGTATGACTG TAAAATTGGTAAGCTTACACTAGCAAGACTTTTGAGTGCTCTTGATTCGTTATCATTTCAATATGATGGAAGAAAATCTAACACTGAAGAAGTTCTTCAACTTTACACTGATCTGATGAAGTTGGATCCAACACATTATCTATACTACAAAGATGAGCATAGTCTAATATCACTAAAGCGG ATAACTTCAACTAGGGATTCTTTACTACCATACTGCCACTACTATAAAGATGCaacagaaacaatcactggttaTGTCTGTCTACGATTACGAAATCTATCATTGTCACGGATGGGATCCATTGAGAATTTATTGTGGGTGCAAATGCTAGACCTTAGCCACAACGAACTTCAATCCGTTGAAG GGTTGGAGGCCATGCAACTTCTATCTTGCTTAAACCTGAGTCATAATAAATTTGGTAGTTTTACTGCTTTGGAGCCTGTCAGATTGCTTAAGTCACTTAAAGTGTTGAATATCTCATACAATGAGTTAGGCTCTCACTCGATTGACACCACGAGATACTTATGCTCTTCTCCTGTATCACATGCTGAAGAATTTGCCTGGGACCGTTTTGAAATCCTCACTGACAGCATTAATGCCACAAAATTTTGGGAAGCTTTCTTGATATTTGGAAGCTTGACATTGACAGAGTTAAACATAACAGGGAATGCAGTAGCTGATGAGAACTTCAGGTCATTTCTTGTCAAAGTTTTGCCAACACTCAAGTGGCTAGATGATGAAGAATTATCTTGA
- the LOC114415267 gene encoding uncharacterized protein LOC114415267: MEFDEKKAMIRDVALQVVFISLTIFSFLWMHGIPQNLYAKLRHRPPNPRAVQAKRHFVKGAQLLAQARRSKSASSATSLAKQALAEAEKAIALDPKDAASHLLKSMALDLQGFRTNALDALDAALSPLAAGSLAEDERGDALLKRAELKIAMSERRGVDSVLADLTESVKLSPRNAKAWCMLGETYEGNKMGEEAKKAYKEALELEPQLNVAQEALSRLGSS, encoded by the coding sequence atggagttcGACGAGAAGAAAGCAATGATCCGCGACGTGGCGTTACAAGTCGTTTTCATCTCGCTCACGATTTTCAGCTTCCTCTGGATGCACGGCATCCCTCAAAACCTCTACGCCAAGCTCCGCCACCGTCCCCCGAACCCACGGGCCGTGCAAGCCAAGCGCCATTTCGTCAAAGGCGCGCAGCTCCTCGCCCAAGCCAGAAGATCCAAAAGCGCTTCCTCCGCAACTTCCCTCGCCAAACAAGCCCTAGCCGAGGCCGAGAAGGCCATCGCGCTCGACCCCAAGGACGCCGCCTCGCACCTCCTCAAGTCCATGGCGCTCGACCTCCAGGGCTTCCGCACCAACGCGCTCGATGCGCTCGACGCCGCGTTGTCTCCACTCGCAGCGGGTTCGCTCGCGGAGGACGAGAGAGGTGACGCGCTTCTGAAGAGGGCGGAACTGAAGATCGCGATGAGCGAGCGGCGCGGCGTTGACTCGGTGCTGGCTGATTTGACCGAGTCGGTGAAGCTGAGTCCGCGAAACGCGAAGGCGTGGTGCATGTTGGGGGAAACCTACGAAGGGAACAAGATGGGAGAGGAAGCGAAGAAAGCTTATAAAGAGGCTTTGGAGTTGGAGCCACAGTTGAATGTGGCTCAAGAAGCGCTCAGCAGGTTGGGATCGTCGTAA